Part of the Companilactobacillus zhachilii genome is shown below.
CGGCCCATTTCACCACCCAAAGCATCGATTTCACGGACAACGATACCTTTAGCGGGACCACCAACTGAAGGATTACATGGCATAAAAGCTACCATATCCAAGTTGATTGTTACGAGCAAAGTTTTTTCACCCATACGGGCAGCAGCTAATGCAGCTTCAGAACCAGCGTGGCCGGCACCAACAACGATAACGTCATAAGTTTCTGAATCAAATTCCTTAATTTCCATTTCCTACTTCACCTTTATTATCTAGTTTCACGTTTTGTATTAATTAATTGTTAATAAAACATCATTTTAAATTTCATGTTCGGTGCTAGTTACTTTTTAGTATCAATATAAAAAATTAAATTTACTAGTCGGAAGAACCGAGAAACTTAACTGGCAGTGAAAGTAGCGTTAGAGATTTAGCTCTTACACCACCGGGCGTGTTTGGAGGCTCGAGACCTTGGCTCACGCTGGTCCGCACAGCCAGTAACTATTTTCTCTGTTCCGGAGACGGCATACTTAAAACAAACTATTTTCCTAAACAGAATTGTGAGAATAATTGGGTAATCAATTCATCTGGATAGCTTTCACCGGTAATTTCCCCGAGAGTGTCCCAGCAAGCTGTCATATCAATTTGTACAAGATCAATGGGCATTCCTGCTTCAATTCCAGAAATAACGTCATTAAGGCTATTTTTAGCCTTACGGAGCAAACCAGCTTGACGAGCACTTGTAATAATAACGTTGCTACTATTGTTATCTTCAATTCCGGCATTAAATATCTTACTGATCGTTTGTTTGATTGTTTCAATACCGTCATTTTTAATGGCTGATGTTTGCAAAATAATATCGTCTGCCTTTAGTTGCACAACTGAATTAGGCGTAATCACTGGCATCAAATCCATTTTGTTAAAAATAACGATGCGACGCTTATCAGCAGTTGCATTCAATAACTCAATATCGTCTTCTTCTAACTGACGACTAGAATCCAAAACCAGAATAACTAAATCAGCACCCGCTAAGGCTTTCTTAGAACGTTCCACACCAATTTTTTCAACTTTATCTTCCGTATCACGAATCCCGGCTGTATCAATCAATTTCAATGGCACACCATCAATATTGACGTACTGTTCAACCACATCTCGAGTCGTTCCGGCAACATCAGTTACGATAGCTTTATCTTCGTCCAATAAACGATTCAACAGACTAGATTTACCAACATTAGGTTTACCAACAATTGCTGTTGCTAGACCATGTTGTAAAATTTCGCCGCTCTCAGCAGTCTTCAAAAGACTATCGATACTTGAACTAACTGTTCTGGCTTTTTCTAACAACAATTGTGTGGTCATTTGGTCGGTATCATACTCAGGATAATCAATATTAACCTCGACTTGGGCCAATGAATCCAAGATTTCTTGACGTAAGTTACCAATTAAGTGGTGCAAGTTTCCATCCAATTGATTGACGGCGACTTGCATAGCTTTATCAGTCTTTGCACGAATCAGATCCATGACTGATTCGGCTTGTGTTAAATCAATCCGGCCATTTAAAAAGGCTCGTTTGGTAAATTCACCGGGTTCGGCCATTCTAGCGCCATATCCCAACAATAATTGCAGAACTTTGTTGGTTGCAACTATACCCCCGTGGGTATTTATTTCAACCACATCTTCTCGTGTGAATGTCTTTGGGGCACGCATTACTGAGACCATAACTTCGTCAACTAATGAACCATCGGCTGGATCGACAATATGTCCGTAATTAATCGTATGGCTGGCAACTTTTTCTAAGTCACGTCCCTTAAAAATCTTCATAGCAACTTCAACAGCTTGATCTCCGGACAAACGAACGATGGAGATGGCACCTTCCCCAGGAGGAGTTGAAATGGCTGCTATGGTGTCATATTCAGTTACTGAACTAGGCATAATAAGCTCCCTTTCTCTATTTTTGAGCATAAAAAAAGTGCATAATCCGCCATTAAAAGACGGAAAAGCACCTTGACTACTTTTCTATATATAATCTATGAACAATTTCTAAAACATCTTAACGACATTTTTTACGATTGTCAATTATTTACGATTCTTATAAACACGTTTCTTAGCTTTTCTAAGACGACGTTGTTTTTCTTTCTCAGCCTCTTCAGCTTCGCGTTGTTCACGACGATATTTGAATGGGTTTTGGAAAGCCAATGTCTGAAGTACTTGGAACGCATTAGTGATAACCCAATAAATTGTAATAGCTGATGGGAATGTCAATGCTGGAACGAAGATGAAGATTGGCATTACCCAAGTCATGATCTTCGTTGTAGCGTTTTGTGTTGGCTGTGAATAGCTGGAAATGTATGTACTTAAGAAAGTAAATACAGCAGCTAAGATAGCCATGATGTAATATGGATCGGCCTTACCAAGTTGCATCCATAAGAATGTACCATCACGCAATTGGGTGGTCTTATAAATGGCTTGATACAAAGCAAACATAACTGGCAACTGAACGACTAATGGTAAACATCCAGCTACCGGGTTTACTCCGGCTTCACTATATAGTTTCTGTGTCTCTTCACGTAATTTTTGTTGTGTATCGACATCTTTAGCAGAATA
Proteins encoded:
- the mnmE gene encoding tRNA uridine-5-carboxymethylaminomethyl(34) synthesis GTPase MnmE is translated as MPSSVTEYDTIAAISTPPGEGAISIVRLSGDQAVEVAMKIFKGRDLEKVASHTINYGHIVDPADGSLVDEVMVSVMRAPKTFTREDVVEINTHGGIVATNKVLQLLLGYGARMAEPGEFTKRAFLNGRIDLTQAESVMDLIRAKTDKAMQVAVNQLDGNLHHLIGNLRQEILDSLAQVEVNIDYPEYDTDQMTTQLLLEKARTVSSSIDSLLKTAESGEILQHGLATAIVGKPNVGKSSLLNRLLDEDKAIVTDVAGTTRDVVEQYVNIDGVPLKLIDTAGIRDTEDKVEKIGVERSKKALAGADLVILVLDSSRQLEEDDIELLNATADKRRIVIFNKMDLMPVITPNSVVQLKADDIILQTSAIKNDGIETIKQTISKIFNAGIEDNNSSNVIITSARQAGLLRKAKNSLNDVISGIEAGMPIDLVQIDMTACWDTLGEITGESYPDELITQLFSQFCLGK
- the yidC gene encoding membrane protein insertase YidC gives rise to the protein MNKKSLKKYIGIALLLSVVLVLAGCSNLNEPITSHSTGFWDHYILYSFSQFILWLASLVGNSYGWAIILFTVIIRVILLPLNWFQIRSMNKQMKIQPQMQALQKKYSAKDVDTQQKLREETQKLYSEAGVNPVAGCLPLVVQLPVMFALYQAIYKTTQLRDGTFLWMQLGKADPYYIMAILAAVFTFLSTYISSYSQPTQNATTKIMTWVMPIFIFVPALTFPSAITIYWVITNAFQVLQTLAFQNPFKYRREQREAEEAEKEKQRRLRKAKKRVYKNRK